The Cellulomonas sp. P24 genome contains a region encoding:
- a CDS encoding LCP family protein: protein MPRSPRASRDVPSTRHARPATSAAPRHARTIKNHTVLRSVALTATAIVVFGASGATIAAAQLHGNIKTVGSLDGLIAAPTAAATPTAAPTAADPNAGHALNIVAIGSDTRSGANATIGGADPGQRSDTTMVIHISADRSRIDVVSIPRDSLVNIPACHLDYSPTGKMSQPQRNVMFNSAYSIGASTGDTGLAAACTMSTIQTMTGLTIDGFALVDFEGFQQMVTAIGGVRVCVPKPLVDGVYTSLDLSAGWHDLTGSQALDYVRARHVKGSDGSDLERIERQKSFVGALVRKVDSSAVLSSPVSITRFLDAATKSLTMSKNLADIKNLVGLAWNLRHLTPSDVRFVTVPVGPAPSDPNRVVWTSKATELWKKLLNDQPLVDTPAATTPAATATAPAGTSAGSSAAGSSAGGSTPATAATQPTPDPTPSSDFALTTGVQAQAAVCG, encoded by the coding sequence ATGCCCCGTTCTCCTCGGGCGTCGCGTGACGTCCCCTCGACGAGACACGCGCGACCCGCGACGTCCGCCGCACCGCGCCATGCGCGAACGATCAAGAACCACACCGTCCTGCGATCGGTCGCGCTGACCGCCACCGCGATCGTCGTGTTCGGTGCGTCGGGGGCGACGATCGCCGCCGCCCAGCTCCACGGGAACATCAAGACGGTCGGGAGCCTGGACGGGCTCATCGCGGCACCGACCGCCGCGGCGACGCCGACGGCCGCACCGACGGCGGCGGACCCCAATGCCGGCCATGCGCTCAACATCGTCGCGATCGGGTCGGACACCCGCTCGGGCGCGAACGCCACGATCGGTGGTGCGGATCCCGGTCAGAGGTCCGACACGACGATGGTCATCCACATCTCGGCCGACCGCAGCCGCATCGATGTCGTCTCGATCCCGCGCGACTCGCTCGTGAACATCCCGGCGTGCCACCTGGACTACAGCCCGACGGGGAAGATGTCGCAGCCGCAGAGGAACGTGATGTTCAACTCCGCCTACAGCATCGGGGCCTCGACCGGGGACACCGGCCTCGCAGCGGCGTGCACGATGTCGACGATCCAGACCATGACGGGCCTGACCATCGACGGCTTCGCGCTGGTCGACTTCGAAGGGTTCCAGCAGATGGTCACCGCGATCGGCGGAGTGCGCGTCTGCGTGCCGAAGCCGCTGGTCGACGGGGTCTACACCAGCCTCGACCTCTCGGCCGGCTGGCACGACCTGACGGGGTCCCAGGCCCTGGACTACGTGCGTGCCCGGCACGTCAAGGGTTCCGACGGGTCCGACCTCGAACGGATCGAACGTCAGAAGTCGTTCGTCGGCGCCCTCGTGCGCAAGGTGGACTCCTCTGCGGTGCTGTCGAGCCCCGTGTCGATCACCCGGTTCCTCGACGCCGCGACCAAGTCGCTCACGATGTCGAAGAACCTGGCGGACATCAAGAACCTCGTCGGGCTGGCCTGGAACCTGCGGCATCTCACCCCCTCGGACGTCCGATTCGTGACGGTGCCCGTCGGACCCGCGCCCAGTGATCCGAACCGCGTCGTCTGGACCTCGAAGGCGACCGAGCTGTGGAAGAAGCTCCTCAACGACCAGCCGCTCGTCGACACCCCCGCCGCCACCACTCCCGCCGCGACGGCCACGGCCCCGGCAGGCACGTCCGCCGGGAGCTCCGCCGCCGGGAGCAGCGCCGGTGGGAGCACGCCCGCCACCGCGGCGACGCAGCCGACGCCGGATCCGACGCCGAGCAGCGACTTCGCGCTCACGACGGGTGTCCAGGCACAGGCAGCCGTCTGCGGCTGA
- a CDS encoding YggS family pyridoxal phosphate-dependent enzyme, translating into MVDADAARGIAARLAEVRDRVAEAVDAAGRAPGTVHVLLATKTQPLALVRAAVLAGGTLIGENRVQELVDKGPGLADLSPEVHLIGHLQSNKVNQVLPWTTCVQTVDSIELARRLATRALGAGRVLDVMVQVNVSGEESKFGTAPAAAGDLAARVAELPGLRLRGFMTVGARSTDERIVRSGYARLRDIRDATVGSAAAGTADATELSMGMSGDLEAAIAEGATMVRVGTAVFGARPAP; encoded by the coding sequence ATGGTCGACGCCGACGCCGCCCGGGGCATCGCCGCCCGGCTCGCCGAGGTCCGGGACCGGGTGGCGGAGGCCGTCGATGCGGCCGGGCGCGCACCCGGGACCGTCCACGTCCTGCTCGCGACGAAGACCCAACCTCTCGCGCTGGTTCGTGCGGCGGTCCTCGCCGGCGGGACGTTGATCGGCGAGAACCGGGTCCAGGAGCTCGTCGACAAGGGGCCGGGGCTGGCGGACCTCTCCCCCGAGGTCCATCTGATCGGGCACCTGCAGTCGAACAAGGTCAACCAGGTGCTCCCCTGGACGACGTGCGTCCAGACCGTCGACTCGATCGAGCTCGCACGACGGCTCGCGACCCGCGCTCTCGGTGCGGGTCGTGTGCTCGACGTCATGGTGCAGGTGAACGTGTCCGGCGAGGAGAGCAAGTTCGGTACGGCACCTGCGGCCGCCGGTGACCTGGCGGCGCGCGTCGCCGAGCTGCCCGGGCTCCGGTTGCGCGGCTTCATGACGGTCGGTGCCCGATCGACGGACGAGCGGATCGTCCGGTCGGGCTACGCGCGTCTCCGTGACATCCGTGATGCGACCGTTGGCTCAGCCGCCGCCGGCACCGCGGACGCCACCGAGCTGTCCATGGGAATGAGCGGGGACCTCGAGGCGGCCATCGCGGAGGGTGCCACCATGGTCCGCGTCGGCACCGCGGTGTTCGGCGCGCGGCCCGCCCCCTGA